Proteins encoded within one genomic window of Thunnus maccoyii chromosome 22, fThuMac1.1, whole genome shotgun sequence:
- the kiaa0232 gene encoding LOW QUALITY PROTEIN: uncharacterized protein KIAA0232 homolog (The sequence of the model RefSeq protein was modified relative to this genomic sequence to represent the inferred CDS: inserted 1 base in 1 codon), with product MRPVSTDSDGPAPPENLSCPYPLVGPLPASEMSLLQSLGPVQSWLGQELEKCGIDAMIYTRYVLSLLLHDSYDYDLQDQENDIFLGWEKGTGKKWGKSKKKGGTDLSLEEMKKQAAVQCLRSASDENSGIESLVEELCSKLKDIQNKQKEEKQIQKKSDGSQSPERAESPSSKDQVEMYYEAFPPLSEKPVCLQEIMTVWNKAKACAYSSSSSSAAPQTSTDTSSPKDCNSECEAAKERNLEACGTITTVTNERGQQRRSKKEKENRYHGGVAAEEKSTVHSKRQTRHRSEGKYRPRSWSSGSSEAGSSSSGNQGDAKSSRSKAVRIRHKSREAGKNKRTRNSGQVKLQVKVIDKEERRNAGGSSSSATGGTVRQPQLYKKGKRPLKEIRKDPGWVEAKESGVEARNKKEYMEEPLWYTEPITEYFVPFSSRQSKLETKYRSKVDSPDGFALSTDMERLPERFQGICIANESYQRAYLAAGSFVDGHFVEGPGDAEDETAELTGTSSCPQPEDSRDLDDKHLSEFTHFYEVDIYQSILDTSASDSIQESRILSMIRQKSKEQRDVEAECCLVLDGLEQQGKSAIRADSQEASGSVGFLMEDLENMAQVWGCYSPSTSEDIDGESFIGDSPIRLSPLLDSVSFTLSKLSGNLEEPPVPEATSEPSGLNSSCFSLFELQYDSPTFPFPRDSLTVAHENNTDSSSCLDPHSNKQSRLLIWTKNSAFDETEHCSNLSTRTCSPWSHSEETRSDNEQGHVQTEDAAQIGNEEIDCIIPPLSGTYLEDEILDFLQEDPGRKCEEVSVSTASNQTFTKKSKLESICGIALEEDESKQYSTGMFSDNTNQQSDDYSSGIIKDIWTAIGDGKSVMSRQGAEKPSEVLFSDDSGGYCCSCLEVQAKGVPIQGPQKKAVQRSEYHLWEGKKEEQDLAKNKLSKLDGAGDYMTPSKPWDLNSDKESTSFILGGVYGELKTLSGDKNWAVVPPSETQDSLLQCAAAAASASSSDMLTITGTDVFMNTGSCFAPGHRPLWRPLVSFGQSDQAIRGGGDGLNKGFSFIFHEDLLGSYGGLRGEEQGLEYPFASFNLNNPFSQVLHVECSFEPEDMASFSPGFKPKSILCSDSENEAFHPRIYGINRTQYRAIRISPRTHFRPISASELSPGGVSDSEAETDKEEMSFPVLAPVDVFDDPQADLKPLEEDAECEGPYYGKSELESGKFLPRLKKSGMEKSAQTSLDSQEGSSTLLPIAEQEICLDCKTAAAASTAGGQVDVSVSKIQKEESSGEKQSCLSAPAGQIPKYGIAYDFVGDVPEFPLLNISGQGGTGNQQDECWWQNTLCXPPFPWISVYREQQHLNTPVLQRTPVVERKSSSPFVTGLFQQIFRVISELENLM from the exons AACTCTGGAATTGAGAGCCTGGTTGAGGAGCTTTGCTCTAAACTTAAGgacattcaaaacaaacagaaag aggaaaaacagattCAAAAGAAATCTGATGGCTCTCAGTCTCCGGAGCGAGCTGAGTCCCCCTCTTCAAAGGACCAGGTGGAAAT GTATTATGAAGCCTTTCCTCCTTTGTCAGAGAAACCTGTTTGTCTCCAAGAGATCATGACGGTGTGGAACAAGGCTAAGGCCTGCGCATACTCAAGCTCATCATCCTCTGCAGCCCCACAGACCAGCACAGACACCTCCTCCCCAAAAGATTGCAACAGCGAATGTGAGGCTGCAAAGGAGCGAAACCTCGAGGCATGTGGTACCATCACTACTGTGACCAACGAGAGAGGCCAGCAACGACGAAgcaagaaggagaaagaaaaccGATACCATGGTGGTGTAGCAGCGGAGGAGAAATCTACCGTCCACTCTAAGAGACAGACGAGACACAGGTCTGAGGGCAAATACCGGCCCAGATCCTGGTCTTCTGGCTCTAGTGAGGCAGGCTCAAGCTCAAGTGGGAACCAGGGTGACGCCAAGTCGTCCAGAAGCAAGGCAGTTAGAATAAGGCACAAATCCAGGGAGGCTGGGAAGAATAAGAGAACACGCAACAGTGGGCAGGTGAAGCTGCAGGTGAAGGTTATTGACAAAGAGGAGCGAAGAAATGCAGGAGGGAGCAGTAGCAGTGCCACTGGAGGCACTGTCAGACAACCACAGCTTTACAAAAAGGGGAAAAGGCCGCTGAAGGAGATTCGTAAAGATCCAGGCTGGGTGGAAGCAAAAGAGTCCGGAGTTGAGGCCAGAAACAAAAAGGAATACATGGAGGAGCCACTTTGGTACACTGAGCCCATCACAGAATATTTTGTACCTTTCAGCAGCAGACAAAGCAAGCTGGAAACAAAATATCGAAGCAAGGTGGACTCTCCTGATGGCTTTGCCTTGTCAACGGACATGGAGAGGCTGCCGGAGAGATTCCAGGGAATCTGCATTGCCAATGAGAGCTACCAGAGAGCATACCTAGCAGCAGGCTCATTCGTGGATGGGCACTTTGTAGAAGGGCCTGGCGACGCAGAGGATGAAACTGCTGAACTCACTGGGACCTCAAGCTGCCCTCAGCCAGAGGATAGTAGAGATTTAGATGACAAGCATCTGTCTGAATTTACTCACTTCTATGAAGTTGATATTTATCAATCCATATTGGATACTAGTGCCTCAGACTCGATACAAGAGAGTCGGATCTTAAGCATGATTCGACAAAAAAGCAAAGAGCAAAGAGACGTTGAGGCAGAATGTTGTTTAGTGTTAGATGGCCTTGAGCAGCAAGGGAAAAGTGCAATAAGGGCAGACTCACAGGAAGCTTCGGGATCTGTTGGATTCTTGATGGAGGATCTTGAAAACATGGCTCAAGTCTGGGGATGTTATTCACCGTCTACTTCAGAAGATATAGATGGAGAAAGCTTCATAGGAGACTCTCCCATTCGGCTCTCCCCCCTTCTTGATAGTGTTTCATTCACCCTGAGCAAACTATCTGGAAATCTGGAGGAGCCGCCTGTTCCTGAAGCCACCAGTGAACCATCTGGTTTGAACTCATCCTGCTTCTCTCTTTTTGAGCTGCAGTATGACAGCCCCACTTTTCCTTTTCCCCGCGACTCACTCACCGTTGCTCACgaaaacaacacagattcaAGTAGCTGTCTCGACCCACATTCTAATAAACAGTCTCGTTTGCTAATATGGACCAAAAATAGTGCCTTTGACGAAACTGAACACTGTTCTAACCTTTCAACGCGAACTTGCAGTCCGTGGTCACATTCAGAGGAGACTCGTTCAGACAACGAGCAAGGACATGTTCAGACAGAGGATGCTGCTCAAATTGGCAATGAAGAGATTGATTGTAtaatccctcctctctctggtACATATCTAGAGGATGAAATCTTGGATTTTTTGCAAGAAGACCCTGGCCGTAAGTGTGAGGAGGTCAGTGTTAGCACAGCATCCAATCAGACCTTCACCAAAAAATCTAAATTGGAGTCCATTTGTGGTATAGCATTGGAAGAGGATGAGAGTAAACAGTACAGCACTGGCATGTTTTCGGACAACACAAACCAACAGAGTGATGATTACAGCTCAGGGATAATAAAGGACATTTGGACTGCAATCGGAGATGgcaaatctgtaatgtcaagGCAAGGAGCAGAAAAACCAAGCGAGGTTTTATTCTCAGATGACTCAGGCggttactgttgcagctgtcTGGAGGTGCAGGCAAAAGGAGTTCCGATTCAGGGACCTCAGAAAAAAGCTGTGCAGCGGTCAGAGTATCACCTTTGGGAAGGCAAGAAGGAAGAACAGGACTTAGCCAAAAACAAACTCTCCAAGCTAGATGGTGCTGGGGATTACATGACTCCGTCCAAACCCTGGGACTTGAACTCTGACAAGGAGAGTACATCATTCATCCTAGGAGGGGTGTATGGAGAGTTGAAGACACTAAGTGGTGATAAGAATTGGGCTGTTGTACCACCAAGTGAAACCCAAGATAGCCTGCTACAGTGTGCCGCCGCAGCTGCATCTGCTTCTAGCTCAGACATGCTTACCATCACTGGCACAGATGTGTTCATGAACACTGGCAGCTGCTTTGCCCCTGGGCACAGGCCCCTGTGGAGGCCTCTTGTGTCCTTTGGGCAGAGTGACCAGGCCATTAGAGGAGGCGGAGATGGATTGAATAAGGGATTTTCTTTCATCTTCCATGAAGATTTGCTTGGATCTTACGGAGGCTTGCGTGGTGAGGAGCAAGGTTTAGAATACCCGTTCGCATCCTTCAACCTGAACAATCCCTTCTCTCAAGTCCTCCATGTTGAGTGTTCTTTTGAGCCTGAGGACATGGCTTCGTTCAGTCCAGGGTTCAAGCCTAAATCTATTCTTTGCTCGGACTCTGAGAATGAAGCCTTCCACCCACGAATATATGGCATCAACCGGACGCAGTATAGGGCCATTCGCATATCCCCCAGGACTCATTTCCGACCAATATCGGCCTCAGAGTTGTCTCCTGGTGGAGTGAGTGATTCAGAGGCTGAGACTGATAAAGAGGAGATGAGTTTTCCCGTCCTGGCGCCGGTGGACGTCTTTGATGATCCTCAGGCAGACCTCAAACCTCTGGAGGAGGATGCAGAATGTGAGGGCCCTTATTATGGGAAGTCAGAACTGGAATCTGGTAAATTCTTACCCAGATTAAAGAAGTCTGGCATGGAGAAGAGTGCCCAGACCTCTCTGGATTCACAGGAGGGCTCCAGTACCCTCCTGCCAATCGCTGAGCAAGAGATTTGCTTAGACTGCAAAACGGCAGCAGCTGCATCAACTGCAGGTGGACAGGTGGACGTCTCAGTTAGCAAGATTCAAAAAGAGGAATCTtcaggagaaaaacagtcctGCTTAAGTGCACCAGCAGGTCAGATCCCAAAGTATGGGATTGCTTATGACTTTGTTGGAGATGTCCCAGAG TTCCCTCTGTTAAATATAAGTGGACAGGGAGGAACTGGCAACCAGCAAGATGAGTGCTGGTGGCAGAACACACTCT TCCCCCCTTTTCCCTGGATCTCAGTGTACAG GGAGCAGCAACATTTGAATACTCCAGTTTTGCAGAGGACTCCTGTCGTCGAGAGGAAAAGTTCCTCTCCTTTTGTGACTGGCCTCTTCCAGCAAATATTCAGGGTCATCTCAGAGCTGGAAAACCTAATGTAG